One window of the Chryseobacterium sp. CY350 genome contains the following:
- the recG gene encoding ATP-dependent DNA helicase RecG, protein MTLETSIEYVKGIGPERAKLIKNVLGISTVEDLLHFYPIRYIDKNKLYKIGNLQESNIEIQLKGKISNVQEIHNGKIKRLTAKFNDDTGSMDLVWFQYSKWLKEQLPVNREVFIFGKINAFNNQFSMPHPEIELDENKDKDNRLRPIYPSSEKLTKRGLNQKFFQVILRNICKEIPNIIQENLSEYMIQSMKFLSRQQTYLNIHFPENLEYFEKADFRLKFEESFFFQLGFGLKKAHHKTKSYGNPFPIVGDYFTDFYESHLPFELTNAQKRVLKEIRLDMKKPIQMNRLLQGDVGSGKTMVALLTMLIALDNGFQSCLMAPTEILAQQHYNGIKDLLKDTSIKVSILTGSVKASARKIIHEELENGELSILVGTHAVLEDKVKFKNLGLAIIDEQHRFGVAQRAKLWAKNKIPPHILVMTATPIPRTLAMSFYSDLDVSVIDEMPVGRKPIITAHRREKDRAYVYNFCHEEIRKGRQIYFVYPLIEESETLDYKNLMEGLEHVMENFSNYNVIMLHGRMKPDEKDEAMNYFAAGKSQIMVATTVIEVGVNVPNASVMVIESAERFGLSQLHQLRGRVGRGAEQSYCILMTSDKLSTESRTRIKTMTETNDGFKISEVDMQLRGPGDILGTQQSGVVDFKRLDLVNDSAIIKNTKNMVERILEADPLLSRPEHQIIKNYYLQYYKGKNKWSKIS, encoded by the coding sequence TTGACTTTAGAAACTTCAATAGAATACGTAAAAGGAATCGGTCCGGAACGAGCCAAACTCATCAAGAATGTGTTGGGAATTTCTACCGTTGAAGATCTTTTGCACTTCTACCCGATTCGCTACATTGATAAAAACAAACTGTACAAAATCGGCAACCTTCAGGAAAGCAACATTGAAATTCAGCTGAAAGGAAAAATTTCTAATGTTCAGGAAATTCATAACGGAAAAATAAAGAGATTGACCGCCAAATTCAATGATGACACAGGAAGTATGGATCTGGTGTGGTTTCAGTATTCGAAATGGCTTAAGGAACAGCTTCCGGTAAATCGGGAAGTTTTTATTTTCGGAAAAATTAATGCTTTCAACAATCAGTTTTCGATGCCGCATCCGGAAATTGAACTGGATGAAAATAAGGATAAAGACAATCGCCTGAGACCGATTTATCCAAGCTCGGAAAAGCTGACCAAAAGAGGTTTGAATCAGAAGTTTTTTCAGGTAATCTTAAGAAATATCTGTAAAGAAATTCCAAATATTATTCAAGAAAATCTTTCGGAATATATGATTCAGTCGATGAAGTTTTTGTCGCGGCAACAAACGTATTTAAACATTCATTTTCCGGAAAATTTAGAATATTTTGAGAAAGCAGATTTTAGATTAAAATTTGAAGAATCGTTCTTTTTTCAATTAGGTTTTGGCTTAAAAAAAGCTCACCACAAAACAAAATCGTACGGAAATCCGTTTCCAATCGTTGGCGATTATTTTACAGATTTTTATGAAAGTCACCTTCCTTTTGAATTAACGAACGCCCAAAAAAGAGTTTTAAAAGAAATTCGGCTCGACATGAAGAAGCCTATCCAAATGAACCGACTTTTGCAGGGCGATGTAGGTTCGGGGAAAACGATGGTTGCTTTATTAACGATGCTAATTGCGCTAGACAATGGTTTTCAAAGCTGCTTGATGGCTCCGACGGAAATTCTAGCTCAACAACATTACAATGGAATTAAAGATTTACTGAAAGACACCAGTATTAAGGTCAGCATCCTTACAGGCTCGGTAAAGGCTTCTGCACGTAAAATCATTCACGAAGAACTGGAAAACGGTGAGCTTTCAATTTTGGTGGGAACTCATGCAGTTTTGGAAGATAAAGTGAAGTTTAAAAATCTCGGTTTAGCAATTATTGATGAGCAACACCGGTTTGGAGTAGCGCAAAGAGCAAAACTTTGGGCAAAAAATAAAATCCCGCCTCATATTCTGGTCATGACCGCAACGCCGATTCCGCGAACTTTGGCAATGAGTTTTTACTCGGATCTTGATGTTTCTGTAATTGACGAAATGCCTGTTGGAAGAAAACCAATTATTACCGCTCATCGCAGGGAAAAAGACAGAGCGTATGTTTATAATTTCTGTCATGAAGAAATTCGAAAAGGCAGGCAAATTTACTTCGTTTATCCACTTATTGAAGAATCTGAAACTTTAGATTATAAAAATCTGATGGAAGGTCTTGAGCATGTCATGGAAAATTTCTCAAATTACAATGTAATCATGCTTCACGGACGAATGAAACCCGATGAAAAAGACGAAGCCATGAACTATTTTGCAGCAGGGAAATCGCAAATTATGGTAGCAACAACGGTAATTGAAGTTGGTGTAAATGTTCCGAATGCCTCAGTTATGGTGATTGAAAGTGCCGAAAGATTTGGTTTGTCTCAGCTGCATCAGTTGCGAGGCCGGGTTGGCAGAGGAGCCGAACAGAGTTACTGTATTTTGATGACTTCGGATAAATTATCTACTGAAAGCCGAACAAGAATTAAAACTATGACAGAAACCAATGACGGATTCAAAATTTCTGAAGTCGATATGCAATTGCGCGGTCCCGGCGATATCTTGGGAACTCAGCAAAGTGGCGTTGTCGATTTCAAAAGATTAGATTTGGTCAACGATTCTGCGATCATCAAAAACACCAAAAATATGGTTGAAAGAATTCTCGAAGCAGATCCCTTACTTTCGAGACCGGAGCATCAGATTATCAAAAATTATTATCTACAGTATTATAAAGGAAAAAATAAGTGGAGTAAAATTTCTTAG
- a CDS encoding thioredoxin family protein, with amino-acid sequence MKKIISAFFTLFITLNFAQVKWMTIEEALNAQKVQPKKILIDFYADWCGPCKIMEKKTYGNAVISDFLNQNYYPVKFNAEEKKDIEIFGRKFSNENTAHKKGRNSLHEFTQFMNVGAVPSTVFLDEIGGPITILQGELSAKELEPYLSLISDNLYKKIKTREEWEDFQKKFKSNIKD; translated from the coding sequence ATGAAAAAAATTATAAGCGCATTTTTTACTCTTTTTATTACTCTAAATTTTGCTCAGGTAAAGTGGATGACAATTGAAGAAGCTTTAAATGCACAGAAAGTTCAGCCTAAAAAAATACTGATCGATTTCTATGCAGACTGGTGCGGACCGTGTAAAATAATGGAAAAAAAGACATACGGAAATGCAGTAATTTCAGATTTTTTAAATCAAAACTATTATCCGGTTAAATTCAACGCCGAAGAAAAGAAGGATATTGAAATCTTCGGAAGAAAATTTTCTAACGAAAACACGGCTCACAAAAAAGGAAGAAACTCTCTGCATGAATTTACTCAGTTTATGAATGTAGGAGCAGTTCCAAGTACTGTTTTTCTGGACGAAATTGGCGGACCAATTACCATCTTACAAGGCGAACTTTCTGCAAAAGAGCTAGAACCTTATCTTTCATTAATTTCAGATAATCTATATAAGAAAATAAAAACCCGCGAAGAATGGGAAGATTTTCAGAAGAAATTTAAATCGAATATAAAAGATTAG